The following nucleotide sequence is from Candidatus Schekmanbacteria bacterium.
ATCCCTTTGATGAATTTGAGCTTGATTTATATGTTCGTGAGTAATTTCAAGCTTTAGGGAGATAATTTTTTTAGAAAGGAAGGAGCTTTCAAAATGGGTGATGACGAAAAAAAATTGGCACAAGCACTTATCATAGCAATGAAAAATGAAATAAGAGTTATTGAATTATACAGCCAATGCCTTAAAAGAGATATTACAAGTGATTCCCGTTCTAATATTGAAGTTGTTGTCAAGGATGAAGAAAGACATATGAAGATGCTCAAAGAATTTTTTGAAAAGAAGCTTCAGAAAAAGCTTGATGTTAGTAAGCTAAAAGATGATTCCCTTTCAAGTATTAAGAATATGGTGATTGAGCCTTATTCAGCCCACCTGATTGATGTGGCAATGGGATATGAACACAGAGAAAAAAACCATTTCGAGAAAACTCTTGCCTCTTTTGGAAGCGACCCTGAATTGAAGGAGCTCTTTGATAAACTGATAGAAGACGAAGTTTCCCATATAGAGGTCCTTGAAAAGGAAAGAAAAGCTATTATGGGTCAGGCATTTGATGATTTTGAGCTTGACCTCTATGTAAGAGAATAGGAATTTTCAGTTACACAATCCTCTGCGATAATATTTTTCAGTAGTTCAAGCAGGAGAACTATGTGTTCTATTCGAAATAATTACAGCCATTCCTTTTAAGCTGTAAATTTGGTAAATATCGCAAAAAATCCTTGAAATTCTCCATACATATTCCTAATCAATAAACAATTTGGCATTTTTTTTAGGGGAGGGATATGAATGCTCGATTCACAAAAGGTAAAGGATTTTTTGTATGAAGAATGCGCAGCTGAAGTCGTGGGGATTGCTCCTGCTAACCCATTCAGCGAGGAGCATAAAAAGCGCGTACTTGCTTCTCAAGATATTCTAAAGTCGGCAAATCCTATGATGTCTGCTGCATCAGGGATATATGACCCCCAAGATTTTGTAGATAATGCACAATCTGTCATTGTTTTTGGAAGAAATTCTTTTTTTGGGCCTGAATTTATGAGCGATTCTAACAAATCTGATGGTCCGCGCGGGACAATTGGAAATTTTTATTTGAATGAAAGGATATTAAACAGAGCAATTGAGCAGGCGTCGAAACTTCAAGACTTTCTTAATGCAGAAGGTTATAACTCAGATTCTCCCTTTCAGGGATTTCCTCAAAAAATTAAAGCCGTTGAGGCGGGTATCGGTTTTTATGGTAAAAATACGCTTGTTTTAAATGAAAAACTTGGGACATGGACATCAATATCGACTGTCATTACAGATGCGCCGCTTGAACCGGATAAGCCGATGGAAAGAGATTGTGGAAATTGCAGAAAATGCGTAGAGGCTTGTCCTACAGGGGCTCTTACAAATGAATATACTTTACAGGTTGATAAATGTCTTATCTACTATTTATGCCATCTCAAAGGAGAAATACCGTTAGAGGTGCGGGACAAGATTGGCGTCAGGATTGGCACTTGTCTTGTTTGCAGTGATATTTGTCCATATAATAGGAAAATTACTTTGAATACACAGGATAGATTGCCAGATGAAGAAATATATCCTTATTTAATTCCGCTTCTTAATATTTCACAGGAAGAATATGACAAGAAATATGGGGACAAGATGTTTGGGTTAATCATAGGCGGAAGACGGTATTTGAGAAGAAATATTGCAGTAGCTCTTGGTAATGCAAATGACAAATCTGCTTTGCCTGCACTTGAAATAGCGGCAAAGGATGAGGATGAGCTTGTTCGTTCCCATGCCCAATGGGCAATCGATAAACTTAGTAGTTGATATATATTGGGAGAGATAATTCTATGAAAGTACTTGCAATTGTCGGCAGTCCGAGAAAGAAATCAAATACTGATATACTTGTTGACAAAGTAATAGAAGGGATTTCAAGTGTAACAGAAGTTGATAGTGAAAAGATATATATTGTTGATAAAAAAATAAACTACTGTACAGGATGCGGGTTTCATTTGAGGCAAGCAGATAAAGTGAGTGGAAAAATGTGTTCTCAAGATGATGATATGATTGGGATACATCGAGAGATGATAGAAGCTGATGCATTGATTTTTGGCACACCGGTACATATGAGGACACTTTCAGCACCAATGCTCAATTTTTTGACACGTTCGATTCCTCTTCTTAAAATGAAACCGATATTTGATGAAAATGGCAAAATTGTTTCTGCTGAAGTCAACTCCCTCTTAAAAGGTAAGAAAGTGGCATCAGTCGTAAGCCAGGGTGATCCTATGGCATATTCAGGAGCGCTTGCAATACAGGTATTGGCGATCAATTTTACAGATTTGATGATGAAATATGTGGGAGACCTTCTAAGCACAGGAAATATTAAGCGGGGAATGGCTGCAGAAAGAGAAGATGAATTAAAAAGGGCCTTTGAGCTTGGAGTGAGAATTGCTTCATAAAAAGGTAATTTGGGTCTTTTTTAATTGATAGTATATTATAGAAATTTCCTATTAATAAAAATATTGACTAATCAATCCTTTTAATTTTACTATTTTTATCAAAAGTAAAATCTCTGAGCATTGTATCGGAGTTGAACTTTGAAGTCAGAGCAATAAGCTGTTTATAATTCAAATAAACAGGAGAAAGCTATGAATTTCAAACCCTCCCCTTCAAAATCTTTTTTCTCTTCAATTACAATATCTTTGTTAGCTATCTTTTTTTCCTTAATTGTTAAAGTTTCATATGCCCAAAATGGGGTCATAGAAGGCACGATTTCAGACAAAGAAAATGGATTCGTATTGCCTGGGGTAACTGTAACAGTTGAAGGGACCGATATTATCGTTTTTACTGATGAGAATGGAAAATATAAGATTGATATAGAACCGGGCAAATATAAACTTCGCGCTGAATTGCTTGGTTATAATCCCACTGAAGCTGTCAATGTTGTCGTAGTGGAAGACAAAACGACGAAAGTGGATATGAAAATGGTTGAGGCAGAAGCAATAAAAGGCGAAGAAATGGTTGTTACAGGAGAAAGATTGACTGTACCCTTATCAAAAACAACTGCCTCTGTTGCGGTAGTAGGTTCTCAGGAGATTGAGAAATTGACCTCTACAACAAATGCAACAGACCTTATCATCAATACGCCCGGTGTTCAAGTCGAGAGTGGTGGTTCTGAGTTTTCAAAGATCATAAAGATAAGAGGAAGGACAATTGCTCCGCCAAGCAACGCGTCTGCAGGTATCCTGCTTCTGATAGATGGTGTGCCTGCAAATGACCCTGCACAGGGATATGCAAATATGTATCAGATCCCTGCTGAGAATATTGAAAGGATAGAAGTTTTGAAAGGCGCTTCTTCCGCTCAATATGGAGGACAGGCGGCGGCAGGAGTCATAAACATTATAACAAGAAAAGGGCAAAAAAAACCCTTTACAAAAGTTTCTGTTCAATATGGCACATATCAGCCACGACGCCATGCTGAAACAGAATTGACTGAATCTTACAGTTTTGTTCACAGTTGGGGAAATAAGTATTTCGATTATTCCATATCAGGAGGTTATTCCCACTCAAGCGGTATGACCACAGCAGAGAAAAACAGAGTTGGTTCAGCTTTTCGCCTTTTTGCAGAAAAAAACCCGGGCAAAGGAAGACTGCCTGATGGGACAAAAGTCTTGCCCGACCGCAAGGAGATACCTTTTAAATTGGGTAAAAGTTTGAATGAATTGATGGATGTATCTGACATTGATAAAGGGGAAAGATATTCTGTTGCACTAAATTTAGGTATAAATCTTTTCAAAAATAATACTCTTAGAATTGCACCCCAATATTCGCTTGTTGAATTTTATACTCCTTTTACTCCTGGCAATCTACCTATACAGGGACCAGATGACACTTTTTTGCAGTTTACTTTGAAGATATTTAATAGAAAAGACTTCCTGACAATTACTGATAAATGGGAAATCACACCAAATCTTACATACAATTTTAGAATGGGACTAACAAAGAGTACAGGAGGCGCCATTTTTGTAGCGATCACTGATTTTCAGGATTTTAATAAGGAACAGGAAGCATTGGGAAAGAAAGATGGATACGTCGGACTAGACCCCTCAACACCATTTCAGGAACTTCCAGTTTATACAATAGATAGAAGTTTTTCATTTGCCAATGACCTCACATATAAATTTGATGTTTTTGATGGGGATACTTTAACAGTTGGACAGGAATATCGTTGGGTAAAGAGCTTCTCACCCTTCAATAATTACAACACCCCAAGCGTAAAAAGGAATGTCCATTCTCTCTTCTTCCAGAATCTTCTTTCAGTCAAAAAATTTACCCTTTCAGTCGGCGCAAGATGGGACCAATCAACACTGTACATAGAAGATTTCGATGATGAATTATCACCGAGGTTTGGCATCAATTATGAATTCAGACCGGGCACAACTCTACGTTTTTCAGTTGGTCGTGCAAGAAGATTCCTCGATTTTGCAAGACAATTTGGATTAGGTCAGAATAATGGAAGGTTATGGGGAAATCCATTCATAGGTCCTGAAGTAAACTGGACATATGAATTGGGATTTAGGTTTTCAACTAAGTATGTCAGCGGAGATATAGCATATTTCTATGATGATATGTCAGATCTTGAGATTCCGGTGCCTTTGAGCGCTCTTGGCTATAGCAATCCTGAAGAGTATGCAGAAAAGGTATTGGCAAATTCACCAGAACAGTTGGCGGCCAAAGGTATAAATACAGGCAATGTAAGGGCAGGAACATTTATAAACGGACCTGATGCTGTTTTTCAGGGTTTTGATATATCAATGGATTTTATGCCTATGAGAAACTGGACAATAAATACTTCTTATACCTTTACAAGAGCAGTTGTTGGCAACAATAATCCCTTTGACTTTGGACAAGGCCAGCCTCAAGACGA
It contains:
- a CDS encoding flavodoxin family protein — its product is MKVLAIVGSPRKKSNTDILVDKVIEGISSVTEVDSEKIYIVDKKINYCTGCGFHLRQADKVSGKMCSQDDDMIGIHREMIEADALIFGTPVHMRTLSAPMLNFLTRSIPLLKMKPIFDENGKIVSAEVNSLLKGKKVASVVSQGDPMAYSGALAIQVLAINFTDLMMKYVGDLLSTGNIKRGMAAEREDELKRAFELGVRIAS
- a CDS encoding TonB-dependent receptor is translated as MNFKPSPSKSFFSSITISLLAIFFSLIVKVSYAQNGVIEGTISDKENGFVLPGVTVTVEGTDIIVFTDENGKYKIDIEPGKYKLRAELLGYNPTEAVNVVVVEDKTTKVDMKMVEAEAIKGEEMVVTGERLTVPLSKTTASVAVVGSQEIEKLTSTTNATDLIINTPGVQVESGGSEFSKIIKIRGRTIAPPSNASAGILLLIDGVPANDPAQGYANMYQIPAENIERIEVLKGASSAQYGGQAAAGVINIITRKGQKKPFTKVSVQYGTYQPRRHAETELTESYSFVHSWGNKYFDYSISGGYSHSSGMTTAEKNRVGSAFRLFAEKNPGKGRLPDGTKVLPDRKEIPFKLGKSLNELMDVSDIDKGERYSVALNLGINLFKNNTLRIAPQYSLVEFYTPFTPGNLPIQGPDDTFLQFTLKIFNRKDFLTITDKWEITPNLTYNFRMGLTKSTGGAIFVAITDFQDFNKEQEALGKKDGYVGLDPSTPFQELPVYTIDRSFSFANDLTYKFDVFDGDTLTVGQEYRWVKSFSPFNNYNTPSVKRNVHSLFFQNLLSVKKFTLSVGARWDQSTLYIEDFDDELSPRFGINYEFRPGTTLRFSVGRARRFLDFARQFGLGQNNGRLWGNPFIGPEVNWTYELGFRFSTKYVSGDIAYFYDDMSDLEIPVPLSALGYSNPEEYAEKVLANSPEQLAAKGINTGNVRAGTFINGPDAVFQGFDISMDFMPMRNWTINTSYTFTRAVVGNNNPFDFGQGQPQDDWEVAGKTLGPKFQDEMRIAYMPTHIFKFSSSFTFPFGLNMVINGRYKSTTDFFSGNYAGGIWRQPEHWVFDYKMSQPFMNGKLKFTFAIENVFSKLYYESGGIPSTVAKYLFGIEAKF